In the genome of uncultured Sphaerochaeta sp., the window GGGAGGAAGTTTGTTTTAGAATGGTACGGTTGTGGTGAAACAAAGCCTTCTTCCATCCACAGGGTGGCAAAAACTGAGTGTATGTGCATGCAAATGCAGCCGTGTCTCCATGCCCGTGCCATACAAGCGGTCTCCAAGGATCGGGAGGCCCAGACCTTTGGGATGAGAAGTATGCAGACGCAGTTGGTGCGTCCTGCCGCTGTGTGGGGTGAGCAGTACGCGCGATACAAGCTTCCCGCTCTTTAGCCGTTCCACAGCAAGCCGCTTGTAGCTTGTCGTTCCCCATTTGCCTTGGTGCTCGTCATAGATTTGGCGGGGGCGGTTCCCCACGTCCAAGCGGAAGGGAAGGGTGATCACCCCCTCCTCGGAGGTAAGGACACCCTCCAGCAGTGCCACGTACTGTTTTTCCACCTGCTGTTGCTGAAACTGCACTGAGAGCGAACGGTGCGCCTGTTTGGTCAGGCTGAGCACCAGAAGACCAGAGGTATCCATGTCAAGACGATGGGCGGCACACTGCAGCGGTGCGTGGGGAAACAGTGAGCGTACCCTGCTCTCGACGCAGTCCTGGCGTTCCACCCCTCTGCCGGGAACCGAGAGCAGGTGTTCTGGTTTGTTCACCACCACCAGATCCTTGTCCTGGTAGACGATGTCCAGACCGAGCATCTGCTTGAGGATGGGTTTGCACTTCTCGTCACAGGGACCATAGAAACCCAGATGCGTGCGCTTCTTGTCGGCAGTTGCATCCCCGAAGAAGAACTCGGCCATGCTCACCGGCCGCAAATGGTGGGAGAAGGCGTACGCCAGCAGCTTGATCGCGCAGCAATCCCCGCTTCCGGTGGGAATCTTTCCCTCGCGAAAGCAGGAAAAGAGGCTGATGCGCTCGTTTTGGATGGTCGGTATCCTGTAAAGGGAGTAGTAGGCTTTGAGTGCTTCTCGTGAGAGCTCGGAGCGCGCATGCATCAATTCATTGCGTTTTGTCTCGTCTGCTTCCAAGAGCATGGCGTTCCCCAACTCCTTGATCCGTTGATCGAAAGTCTTCTCAAAGCTGAAAAAGGAGTCATCATCGATGAGATGATCCACCCAACCCGGCAAGTTTCTTCTTCCCAGGCAACTCCCGCTGAAGGCCTTGAGCAGCACCTCATTGCCCTCCCCGTCCAGGGCGACAAGTACGCCGAACATTGCTCCTCCCTTGGGAGCAAAGAAACCTGAGATATCCAGTGAGCAGTCTGCATCAAAGTCAACCACACCGGTGGAAAGCAGGAGATGTTGCAACACGCGGGCATGCAGGAGTGCCCGATCTTCGCCAAGTGGGGGATTCATGTTCCCTATACTACGCAAAGAGCTGTCTTGGTGCAAGGTTGGCCTTGGCAAAGGCTGGGTGCTGTGGCAATATGAATCCAAGGAATAGGCAATGAAACCAACGTTGGAACTTGATATGTTTTCGGTGGTCCTGATGCTGTTTGCAATCATTCTTGCCTACAGGAGTGTGAGCACAAATCCTCGCAATCGGTGGTACATACTCTCCTGCCTCTCGCTCATGTTGCTCCTTGGCACTGAGTTGTTTGCCTATCAGGTTGACGATGTGGGTGTCGCCAGCCAGATTTTCTTCCACCGGTTCACCAATGTGCTTGGGTTCTCTCTCTCCCCGGTGGTCTGCTATTTCCTCTTGCACTTCATCGGCTATTCGTACTACCGGAAACGAAGCCGGCTTCTACTGCTGCCCATGATTCTCAATGCCGCACTCAGTGCCCTCAGTTATCAGACTGGTTGGCTCTTTTATGTCGATCCGGTGAATGTGTACAGCCGTGGTCCCATCTATTTTGTTTCTGCGGTAATCACACTGTTCTACTATGCGTTGTGCATCATCCATCTCATCAAGACACTGAAGCGGTATGAGGCTTCTGACCGGCCCTTGCTCCTGTTCATCCTCATCATTCCTCTCTTTGGGTTTGCTGCACAGATGCTTTGGCCGTGGGTGCTTACACTCTGGCCGGGGATTGCCCTCTCCTTGTTGCTCTTTTATCTCTTTTTCCAGGAACAGCGCTACTCCATCGATGCTTTGACCGGTCTGCGCAATCGTTCGATCTTCATGCGTGATCTTTCCAATCTCCAGCACAGTTGCAAGGGACCGGCAACCGTTGTGGTGCTAGATGTGAATGATCTGAAAAAGACCAATGACACCGAGGGGCACAGGAGCGGTGATGAGCTCTTGGTCATTGCCAGCGGCCTGGTGGAGCGATGTTTTCGCTCGATGGGAAAGGTCTATCGGGTAGGGGGGGATGAATTTGCCATCATCAGCGTCAATACACTCTCTGACAGTATTGAAAATGCTCTCTCCTTGCTCTCTCTCCAGATTGAACTGGCAAACAAGACGCGCACGATCCCGCTCTCACTTGCCATCGGCAGTGCTTCCTGTGAGTCTTGCATCGGCAATATCTTCAACACCTATGTTGCATCGGACAATGCAATGTATCTCAATAAGAAAGCAATGAAAGGGGAGGCAGGACGTGGATGAGTGTGTGCAGTATTCCTATCTGAGTGTGCCTGCCTTCCAGAAGCGGCTTGCAGAGCACCCGGTTGGGTATCTGCCCTTGGGAACCTTGGAGTGGCATGGGTTGCACAACGTTCTGGGCAGTGATTCCTTGCAGGCGGAAGGCTTGTTCCTCCGTGCAGCCCGGCGGTTCGGGGGCATTGTGTTTCCCCCGCTGTTTGTGGGCCCCGACCGCATAGAGGATGCAGGTGAAGGGAGGCAATTCATCGGCATGGACAGCAGTGAGGCAACACGGCCTCACCAACAGTTGCCCGGCAGCTGTTACTGGGTGGGCAAAGGAGTTTTCCTCTCCTTGCTTGAATCCATCGTCGCCCAGGCCAAACGGGCAGGGTTCATCTGCCTTCTTGCTGATGGGCATGGGCCCAGCCGCAAAGCGTGGGCTGAGATGGCCCCGCTTTGGGAGAAGCAGTACGACATCATCCTGCTCTCCTCAATCAATGACTTCGATCCGCTCACCTATCTCACACAGAATGATCATGCCGGCAAGATCGAGACATCGACCATGATGGCACTGCATCCTGACCTGGTCGACCTCTCCCGACTCGATCCTGCTTCCTGGCCGCTTGGGGTAAAGGGCGAGGATCCCCGTACCAGCAGTGCTTCGTGGGGCGAATACCTGCTTGAGACCACCGTACAGGCCATCGGAAGAAAACTGCAGGAGTTGGGTTTGTAAGATTTTGCAAGCACGTCATCCGGTTATGTCATGGCATGGACAGTGTATCCATGCGACTCTGCACCCATCATATGGATAAGGAGTGTTCGCTATGGAAATGCAGTGTACGTCAATTGGCATCGTCTCGAAGGCAGGAGATTTTTCTCTTCTCATCGATGAGCCGTATCGAAAGGGTCTGGTAGGGCTTGAAGGCTTCGGCCATGTCCTGGTGGTCTGGTATGCAGACAAGATAGGCAATGCAGGCAGCGATCATGTGCTGTTCGGAAAGCCCTATACCAATGGTCCTGAGCAAATCGGGGTGTTTGCCACCCGTTCCCCGTATCGCCCGAACAGCATATGCATCAGTGTTGCCCAGCTTGTGTCGGTAGGGATCGAAGAGGGCAGGGTCGGGTTGGCTTGGCTTGATGCTGAGATGGGTACCCCGATACTTGACCTCAAGCCCTATCATGGCAGCGAGGACCGTGTCAGGGACCTTGTCATGCCGTCCTGGTGCAACCATTGGCCGCACTATCTGGAGGAGAGCGAAGCTTTCAACTGGGAAGAGGAGTTTGCCTTCTGATGGGGATGTAGATTTCGATCTGGTGCTCTCCTGTTGGATAGCGTTGGAACTCCCAGTTCCCCAAAGGCTGTGTTTCACTGTGGGCAAAGTAGGTGCCGTAGATGTACTGGTACGTACTTGGTATGCTGGTTACATCCTGGTCGTGGATGAAACGCACATATCGGCACGGTGGGATGCTCTTGAGGGTGAACAGGGGGTTCTGCTCAGAGCCCGGTTCAACCGGGACTGAGCAGAGGACACTCATGCCATCCGCTGCATCCTCCAGCCATGCTGAGTACTGGTAGCTTGCCCTGTCCCCGGGATGGGAGGGTATAAGGTGCTGATGCTTGGAGAAGTGTTGCCAGATCGTATGGAAGGACCTTGTCTCGGGGCCGATGAAGAAACTGAGTCCGCAGAGCAAAAAGCCGTCGAGCTCCAGCTCTTCTCCGCTGAGCGGCTGTGTTTCCTGCTTTCGTGCAGGGTGGATGCGTTCTTGCAGCACCCCTTCCTGGAGCCCTTGCTTCCGTATCACACTCGGGCTCTTGCCATAGCGGCGCTTGCAGCAGCGATAGAAGGTTTCATAGTCCTCAAAACCATGGCAAGCAAGCAGTTCTGCAAAGGGTCTCCCTTCAGGGAGGGCCTGGTGAAGCAGGCTTGCAAGCTGTCTTGCCTGCAAGTACTCCTTGAGTCTGAGGTCGGTATGGGAGGCGAAGAGTCTGGAGAAGTGGTGGGGGCTGTACCCACTTACCTTTGCAAGTGCCTGCACGCTGGCAAGAGGATGAGAGGTCCCCAGACTCTGTTCGAACCTGTCGAGTGTTTGCACCAGATTGTCATATCCATCCATGGAAAAAGGGTACCACACATGGTATGGTTCTTCCACGATGAAAAAGCTCTTGTTGGTCAGTTCATGCCTGCTTGGCTATCCCTGCCGCTACAATGGGACTGATGCCCCTTTTGCGCTGAGGCAGGAAGTTCTCGAAAACCATGAGGTCATTGCCGTCTGCCCTGAGGTGTTGGGAGGTCTTTCCACCCCGCGCCCTTGTGCAGAGCGGGTGGGAGACAGGGTGCTCAACCAGGCTGGCGAGGATGTGACCCCGGCCTTTGCTGAGGGTGCACGCATTGCCTTGCAATACGCACGAAAGAGGGGTTGTACCACTGCTCTTCTGATGGAGCGCAGTCCCTCCTGTGGGTATGGAATGATCTACGACGGCAGCTTTTCCTCACGTCTCATCCCTGGCAACGGTGTCTTCGCCCAATTGCTTGAGGATGAGGGGTTCACCATCCTCACTCCCAAGACAATCGGGGGTTCTTTGCCTTCTTAGCTCTGGGCGTACGCTCTTGCCCGTTTCAATGCTTGGGTGACCTTTTCCCAATCCTGCCCATCGCGCAACATCCAACTGCCGGTCATGCCCAGCACATGGGGATTGGACAGGTAACTCTCTGTCGTCGCTTCCTCGATGTGTCCGGCGACAAAGAAGGAGAAGTTGCCCTCCTGCGCCATCCTGTCGACGAATGCGAGGCCTCCGAGCTCCTCCACAGGGAAGCAGCCAAGTACTTCAAGATTGAACTGCTTGGCTAGGGATGCCTGGGTGGTTACCGGGAAAATGGGTATTGATCGACTCTGGCAGAGCCCGATCATCTGCTCATCAAAGCAGGGGGAAAAGATGAAGGCTGCCCCGTTGTCCAAGGCTTGTACGGCTTGCTCGTAGGTTTGTACGTTGCCGGCTCCTGCAAGGATGTCTCCTTGCATGGCCAGGTAGCGCAGCAGCTGCAGGCCTTCGGGGTGTTGCATCGAAACGTTGACGGCTCCCACGCCGCTGGATCTCAGTGCTTTCGCCAGCTCCGGTCCTGCATCCTTGGTATAGGCCTTTGCCATGGGGATGCAACGGATCTGGGCCAATGTCTGGGTGGTCTTGTCCATCTTGCTTGCCTCCTGATGGTTCCAGTCTACTTGGTTTGTGCCATCCAGTCGACCAGAAAATAGTAGAGGATGAAAATGATGCTGCTGATCGTCCAGGTAACAGGGTATGCCCAGAACACCACCCGGATGTCGAGAAAGAGGGAGAGGCCTACCTTGATGAAGATGATGCGGAACACGCACCAGATTGCAAGCATGACGCTCATCGGCACGATTGATCGTCCTGCTC includes:
- a CDS encoding RluA family pseudouridine synthase, which gives rise to MNPPLGEDRALLHARVLQHLLLSTGVVDFDADCSLDISGFFAPKGGAMFGVLVALDGEGNEVLLKAFSGSCLGRRNLPGWVDHLIDDDSFFSFEKTFDQRIKELGNAMLLEADETKRNELMHARSELSREALKAYYSLYRIPTIQNERISLFSCFREGKIPTGSGDCCAIKLLAYAFSHHLRPVSMAEFFFGDATADKKRTHLGFYGPCDEKCKPILKQMLGLDIVYQDKDLVVVNKPEHLLSVPGRGVERQDCVESRVRSLFPHAPLQCAAHRLDMDTSGLLVLSLTKQAHRSLSVQFQQQQVEKQYVALLEGVLTSEEGVITLPFRLDVGNRPRQIYDEHQGKWGTTSYKRLAVERLKSGKLVSRVLLTPHSGRTHQLRLHTSHPKGLGLPILGDRLYGTGMETRLHLHAHTLSFCHPVDGRRLCFTTTVPF
- a CDS encoding TrmO family methyltransferase, translated to MEMQCTSIGIVSKAGDFSLLIDEPYRKGLVGLEGFGHVLVVWYADKIGNAGSDHVLFGKPYTNGPEQIGVFATRSPYRPNSICISVAQLVSVGIEEGRVGLAWLDAEMGTPILDLKPYHGSEDRVRDLVMPSWCNHWPHYLEESEAFNWEEEFAF
- a CDS encoding helix-turn-helix domain-containing protein, producing the protein MDGYDNLVQTLDRFEQSLGTSHPLASVQALAKVSGYSPHHFSRLFASHTDLRLKEYLQARQLASLLHQALPEGRPFAELLACHGFEDYETFYRCCKRRYGKSPSVIRKQGLQEGVLQERIHPARKQETQPLSGEELELDGFLLCGLSFFIGPETRSFHTIWQHFSKHQHLIPSHPGDRASYQYSAWLEDAADGMSVLCSVPVEPGSEQNPLFTLKSIPPCRYVRFIHDQDVTSIPSTYQYIYGTYFAHSETQPLGNWEFQRYPTGEHQIEIYIPIRRQTPLPS
- a CDS encoding DUF523 domain-containing protein, with protein sequence MKKLLLVSSCLLGYPCRYNGTDAPFALRQEVLENHEVIAVCPEVLGGLSTPRPCAERVGDRVLNQAGEDVTPAFAEGARIALQYARKRGCTTALLMERSPSCGYGMIYDGSFSSRLIPGNGVFAQLLEDEGFTILTPKTIGGSLPS
- a CDS encoding creatininase family protein, with protein sequence MDECVQYSYLSVPAFQKRLAEHPVGYLPLGTLEWHGLHNVLGSDSLQAEGLFLRAARRFGGIVFPPLFVGPDRIEDAGEGRQFIGMDSSEATRPHQQLPGSCYWVGKGVFLSLLESIVAQAKRAGFICLLADGHGPSRKAWAEMAPLWEKQYDIILLSSINDFDPLTYLTQNDHAGKIETSTMMALHPDLVDLSRLDPASWPLGVKGEDPRTSSASWGEYLLETTVQAIGRKLQELGL
- a CDS encoding diguanylate cyclase, which encodes MKPTLELDMFSVVLMLFAIILAYRSVSTNPRNRWYILSCLSLMLLLGTELFAYQVDDVGVASQIFFHRFTNVLGFSLSPVVCYFLLHFIGYSYYRKRSRLLLLPMILNAALSALSYQTGWLFYVDPVNVYSRGPIYFVSAVITLFYYALCIIHLIKTLKRYEASDRPLLLFILIIPLFGFAAQMLWPWVLTLWPGIALSLLLFYLFFQEQRYSIDALTGLRNRSIFMRDLSNLQHSCKGPATVVVLDVNDLKKTNDTEGHRSGDELLVIASGLVERCFRSMGKVYRVGGDEFAIISVNTLSDSIENALSLLSLQIELANKTRTIPLSLAIGSASCESCIGNIFNTYVASDNAMYLNKKAMKGEAGRG